The genomic window GCAGACGTTTCTGTTTCAATTAAGCTAGAATTTGCATCGTAATGTTGTCTCCACTCAGGCTTACTGCTTAATTCTTCAATAGCTTTTTGACGAGAAACAATAGCTTCGGTATTGTTTGCTTTTAATAAACCAGCTAATTTTTCTTGACCTTCGGTAATAGTTGTTCTATTAATAAATTGAAAAAAGGAGCCTCTACCAAATAAATCGATATCTAAACTATAAAAATGATTGGAATCCTGGAATTTAAGCCCTTCATCGCGATCATGAAAATCACCAGAACTAATCTTAATTTCTTCCTCGTTTATAGATATAAGCGCTTTTTTAAAACTGCGTTCACGCTTAATATTATTATATTTTGAAAGTAAAAAAAGAAAAAGAGCTATACCCATAACACCTATTGCAAGTGCTATTTGCCAATTTTGAAATGTTAAATATATTCCAAAGCCCATAGCCACGAATACCACCAACCTCAACATACTTAAGGTTATCATTTGCTTATGTAACTTTTGTGCTTCTAAGGTGTATTTAGCTTGATGTTCTTGGTAATATTTTATGTGTGCACTCATTTTATTTAATTGAAATGGTAAAGAAACGAAAAAGCCCTGAAATCTGTTTTTTCAGAGCTTTTTTATTTTGTTGTTTTTGCTATTTATTTTGAAAAGCTTCTACAAGCTCAAAATCTTATTATTATACTTTACCTTAATTAATCTCTAGACATAAAAATTCGTAATACATACCAAACAGTAGCATTAACGAAGCAAATAAGCCTAAAGCAGCAGGAATATAATCTTCAACACCATATTTATTTACTAAATTAGAAGTTTGATACAAAATTGAGCCGGCAGCTAAAAGACACATACCAACCGAGAACCAAAGTCCTAAATTGAAACCAAAAATACTTCCAGCAATAATTAACCCAATGGCTATAAAAAAGCCAACTGTTAGTCCTGCTTTTAAGAATGAAAAATCTTTTTTAGTCACAAAAACAATAGCTGATAAACCTGAAAACAAAGCCAAAGTAACAATACCTGCTTGCTTTAAAATATCCGGTCCTGTTTCCATAGCATACGCCGCGATATAAATAAGCGGTACAAAAATAAAAGCTTCGGCTAAAATGTAAAGTCCAAATGCTAAATACTGCTTATTTTTATCTGGAGTTTTAATCGCCATACCTTCGGCATAGTTTGTAATAAACATAAAACCACCAAGCATAATAAGCCAACGCCAACCTTGCGTCATCGATAAAGCGAACTCTACAACCGTATCACTTTGTAACAATAAATATTCAAAAAGAATAAATACTAAAACACCACCCGCAACATGCGAATACGTTTTTTTGTAAAAAGCCACTCTATCTACTTCGGATAGTTGACTAACCATAAGTTTACCATTAAATGTTTGATTCATAAATTTGGGATTTAATTGATTTTTTAATTATTTATAGGTATTAATTTCTAGAGCCACCAAATACTTGAAAAGCCCAATATACTAAAGATGCTAAAGAACCAATTGCTGCAACTAAATATGTTCTAGCAGCCCATTTTAAAGCATCTTCCGATCCTGCGTATTCTTCTTGAGATAACATGTTTTTATTTTTTAACCAAGCCAAAGCACGGTTACTAGCATCGTATTCTACCGGTAAAGTTACAAAACTAAATAAAGTTGCAAACCCCATCATCACTAATCCAGCAATAGCTACCCAGTAGCCAAAACCTAAACCTGCTGCTGCACCTAACATTAATCCACCAATAACAACCCATTGCGACATATTTGAAGTTACACTAACAATAGGCACTAATTTAGATCTTATTCCTAACCATTGATATGCTTGCGCATGTTGCACGGCATGCCCACACTCGTGTGCTGCCACAGCCGCAGCTGCTGCATTTCGTTGATTATAAACAGACTCACTTAAGTTTACTGTTTTATTTGTTGGGTTATAGTGGTCGGTTAATTGCCCAGGTGTAGAAATAACCTCAACATCGGTAATACCATTATCAGCTAACATTTTTGTAGCAATTTCTGCTCCACTCATGCCATTTCTCAGTTGTATTTTCGAGTATTTGGCAAATTTCTTTTTTAAGGTACTGCTCGCTATCCAGCTTACAAGAGCTATAGCGCCTAGTAATATATAATATCCAATCATTTTGTTTTCGTTTTAAAATTCTAATGTAAATATATCAAAAATAAAGCCAATTGTAATTTATGCTAGTTTGTCAGTTAATTTTTAAATAAATAACGCTTTATAAAAAAATGATTAACTTCGTTTAACATCGTGAAATTCTGATTCTTTAAAATGAAAATACTACTAACAGGCTCAACAGGATATATTGGTAAACGACTCATTCCCGTTCTTGTTGAAGCTGGACATGAAGTTATTTGCTGTGTTAGAGATCCCAAAAGATTCAATCCGCCAGAATCCTTATCAAAAAGTATAACTGTACTTCAATTGGATCTTTTAGATCAAGCGTCTTTAGAACATATTCCAAAAGATATCGATGGTGCTTATTATTTGGTACACTCTATGTCTTCCGACGGAGATTATAAATCTTTAGAAGAAATCTCGGCCCAAAACTTTAGGAGCGCCCTAAAAAACACCAATGTAAATCATGTAGTTTATTTAAGCGGTATTGTTAATGAAACCGAACTTTCTAAACATTTATCCTCTAGAAAAAATGTAGAAATAGAACTTGCTAAAGGCGATTACAATTTTACAGCATTGCGAGCAGGAATTATTATTGGCTCCGGAAGTGCTTCTTTTGAAATTATTAGAGATTTAGTTGAAAAACTCCCTATTATGATTACTCCAAAGTGGTTAAACACCAAATGCCAACCTATTGGTATTTCCGATGTTTTGGCTTTTCTTTCTAGGTCTATGTTTAACCCAGAAACCTTTAATCAGAATTTTGATATTGGCGGCCCCGATGTATTAACATATAAGGAGATGCTTTTAAACTTTGGCAAAGCACGGAATTTAAAACGTAAAATTATTACCGTTCCTGTGATGACGCCTAAATTGTCTTCGTACTGGCTTTATTTTGTAACCTCAACCTCATACAAACTTGCTGCGTCTCTTGTAAACAGTATGAAAATAGAGGTGGTTTGTCGTGATAACCGTATAAATAATATTTTAGGCATAACACCTTTAAGTTATAACGAATCTCTAAAACGCGCTTTCACTAAAATTGAAAATAACGAAATCCTTTCGAGTTGGAAAGATGCTTATTCAAGTAGCGGACTAAACTTTAATATATCCGAATTTATACAAGTCCCGTCTTTTGGTTGTTTTAAAGATAGTAGAACGAAACCTATTAAAAATCGTGAAGAGACCATAGATAAAATATGGGCTATTGGCGGAACTACCGGATGGTATTACGGCACTTGGCTTTGGAAAATTAGAGGCTATATGGATAAGTTATTTGGTGGTGTTGGATTAAGACGTGGACGAACAAATCCATCTACTATAAACGTGGGAGATTCCATCGATTTTTGGCGTGTATTGTATGCGGATAAAACAGAAGGTCGTTTACTTTTATTTGCTGAAATGAAACTACCTGGCGAAGCTTGGTTAGAATTTAAAGTTGTAAATGATAAACTAACACAAACCGCAACATTTAGGCCTCTTGGTTTAGCGGGCAGATTATATTGGTATGCTGTATTACCTTTTCATGGGTTTATTTTTAAAGGTATGCTTAAAGCTTTGACAGCTTAATACAAACAAGAAAGCTATTTGATTTTATGAGAAAAACATCTAGTTTCGTTTTATAAATAATATAAAATATTGAAAACAGTTTTATATAATCATATTGACATTCATTAACCCCAAACTATGAAACAAATAATTGTACTTACATTCTTTATTACCTTATTTATTAAATCTTACTCACAAGAAAAAAAAGTCAATTTTCAATTACTTGCAGGAACAACATTATCCGTTCCCAAAACAAGTGATTTAACAAATTCGAATATTACTGGAGCACCCAAAATAAGATCTTATATAAACATTGGAGCCTTTATTTTACCAAATCTAAATTATGCTTTGAATGAAAAAACTTCTCTAGATTTCGGCCTAGGCTTTTACCTTGACAGATTCTCTATTGAAGATGAAATTGGCTATGTAATAAGCAAAGGCAATAGAAACATAAGTCAAATTCAAACTCCAATTAATTTCAACTTTCATTTTGGAAATAGTAATTCCTATCAATTTGGAATTGGTGCTTTTACAGCATTTTTAATATCAGCCAAAGAAAAAGGTGAAACAAGAATTGAATCTTCAGCTTTTTATTACAACGATGAAAACCCTGCTCTAGATCCTTTAGTTGACCGCAACGCTGCTGTAAATTACGATAAAGATCTAAAGAGTAAATATAATTCGGTTGGAATAGGAGCCTTTATCCAATTAAAAAAGAACATCTCATTTTCCGAAAACACAAAAGGTTTTTTATTATTAAAAATAAATCAATATTTCAATTCTATAAAGAATGCTGACTCTAACTCAAACTTAAATGAATATGTGGATTCTAATAATGAAAAAGAACCAACAACTGTTAATTTTGGAGTTGGAATTAATTTATAAAAAAACTTAACGAAAATTCTATAATACTTAGACTTATTAA from Algibacter sp. L1A34 includes these protein-coding regions:
- a CDS encoding outer membrane beta-barrel protein — encoded protein: MKQIIVLTFFITLFIKSYSQEKKVNFQLLAGTTLSVPKTSDLTNSNITGAPKIRSYINIGAFILPNLNYALNEKTSLDFGLGFYLDRFSIEDEIGYVISKGNRNISQIQTPINFNFHFGNSNSYQFGIGAFTAFLISAKEKGETRIESSAFYYNDENPALDPLVDRNAAVNYDKDLKSKYNSVGIGAFIQLKKNISFSENTKGFLLLKINQYFNSIKNADSNSNLNEYVDSNNEKEPTTVNFGVGINL
- a CDS encoding zinc metallopeptidase → MIGYYILLGAIALVSWIASSTLKKKFAKYSKIQLRNGMSGAEIATKMLADNGITDVEVISTPGQLTDHYNPTNKTVNLSESVYNQRNAAAAAVAAHECGHAVQHAQAYQWLGIRSKLVPIVSVTSNMSQWVVIGGLMLGAAAGLGFGYWVAIAGLVMMGFATLFSFVTLPVEYDASNRALAWLKNKNMLSQEEYAGSEDALKWAARTYLVAAIGSLASLVYWAFQVFGGSRN
- a CDS encoding SDR family oxidoreductase, which encodes MKILLTGSTGYIGKRLIPVLVEAGHEVICCVRDPKRFNPPESLSKSITVLQLDLLDQASLEHIPKDIDGAYYLVHSMSSDGDYKSLEEISAQNFRSALKNTNVNHVVYLSGIVNETELSKHLSSRKNVEIELAKGDYNFTALRAGIIIGSGSASFEIIRDLVEKLPIMITPKWLNTKCQPIGISDVLAFLSRSMFNPETFNQNFDIGGPDVLTYKEMLLNFGKARNLKRKIITVPVMTPKLSSYWLYFVTSTSYKLAASLVNSMKIEVVCRDNRINNILGITPLSYNESLKRAFTKIENNEILSSWKDAYSSSGLNFNISEFIQVPSFGCFKDSRTKPIKNREETIDKIWAIGGTTGWYYGTWLWKIRGYMDKLFGGVGLRRGRTNPSTINVGDSIDFWRVLYADKTEGRLLLFAEMKLPGEAWLEFKVVNDKLTQTATFRPLGLAGRLYWYAVLPFHGFIFKGMLKALTA